One Symphalangus syndactylus isolate Jambi chromosome 10, NHGRI_mSymSyn1-v2.1_pri, whole genome shotgun sequence genomic region harbors:
- the LOC129491503 gene encoding LOW QUALITY PROTEIN: putative translationally-controlled tumor protein-like protein TPT1P8 (The sequence of the model RefSeq protein was modified relative to this genomic sequence to represent the inferred CDS: inserted 1 base in 1 codon) — MIIFQDLISHNEMFSDIYKIWEITNGLCLEVEQKMVSKTTGNTDDSLIGRNSSSESTEGEVTESTIITGVDIVTNHHFQESSFTKEAYKKYIKDYMKSIKEKLEEQRPESVKPFITGXEEQMKHIFVNFKNYQFFIGENLNPPGMVALLNYHKDGQYDPIYDFLKKGLEIKRC; from the exons ATGATTATCTTCCAGGACCTCATCAGCCACAATGAGATGTTCTCTGACATTTACAAGATCTGGGAGATCACAAATGGGCTGTGCCTGGAAGTGGAGCAGAAGATGGTCAGTAAGACAACAGGGAACACTGATGACTCACTCATTGGCAGAAATTCCTCCTCTGAAAGTACTGAGGGTGAAGTTACTGAAAGCACGATAATCACTGGTGTTGATATTGTTACAAACCATCACTTTCAGGAAAGCAGCTTCACAAAAGAAGCCTACAAGAAGTATATCAAAGATTACATGAAATCAATCAAAGAAAAACTTGAAGAACAGAGACCAGAAAGCGTGAAACCTTTTATAACAG ATGAAGAACAAATGAAGCACATCTTTGTTAATTTCA AAAACTACCAGTTCTTTATTGGTGAAAACCTAAATCCACCTGGCATGGTTGCTCTGCTGAACTACCATAAGGATGGTCAGTATGACCctatatatgattttttaaagaagggtTTAGAAATTAAAAGATGTTAA